In one Bradyrhizobium cosmicum genomic region, the following are encoded:
- a CDS encoding CBS domain-containing protein, with protein MLVGDILRKKTPRVVTVRMNETVGIAAKLMRANNISALVVKDVVRSEGNTAVGMFTERDVVRAIAEHGAGGVNVKISQLVSVQQLVSCTSSDTIEHVRHLMNRNHIRHLPVIDDYSLVSVISMRDIAAAVDEAINGTPQAAA; from the coding sequence ATGCTGGTCGGAGACATTCTGCGCAAGAAGACACCGCGCGTTGTCACGGTGCGAATGAACGAAACGGTGGGTATCGCCGCCAAGCTGATGCGCGCCAACAATATCAGCGCGCTGGTGGTCAAGGACGTGGTCCGCTCCGAGGGCAACACCGCCGTCGGCATGTTCACCGAGCGCGACGTGGTGCGCGCCATCGCCGAGCACGGCGCGGGCGGCGTCAACGTCAAGATCTCCCAGCTCGTCTCGGTGCAGCAGCTCGTCTCCTGCACCTCCTCGGACACGATCGAGCACGTCCGCCACCTGATGAACCGCAATCACATCCGGCACCTGCCCGTGATCGACGATTACAGCCTCGTCTCCGTCATCAGCATGCGCGACATCGCCGCTGCCGTCGACGAAGCGATCAACGGCACGCCGCAGGCAGCAGCCTAA
- a CDS encoding fumarylacetoacetate hydrolase family protein: MMADVSKWLRFRHAGATGFGTLTSSGISVHEGEMFGRKASAGKTLALSEVELLAPCAPSKIVALWNNFHALATKLNQPEPPEPLYLLKATTSVTTPGAVIRRPSYYDGKTTYEGELGIVIGKACARVSPDEADSFIFGYTCVNDITANDILTRDPTFPQWARAKGIDDYGPFGPVIATGLDPARLTVRTILNGAERQNYPIADMIFSAQDLVSRISHDMTLLPGDLIAVGTSVGVGVMKEPVNIVTVAIDGIGELTNEFRL, translated from the coding sequence ATGATGGCGGACGTCAGCAAATGGCTTCGCTTCCGCCACGCCGGCGCGACCGGTTTCGGCACGCTGACCTCGTCAGGCATCAGCGTGCATGAAGGCGAGATGTTCGGCCGCAAGGCGTCCGCCGGAAAGACGCTGGCATTGTCGGAAGTCGAGTTACTGGCCCCGTGCGCGCCCAGCAAGATCGTCGCGCTCTGGAATAATTTCCACGCACTCGCCACCAAGCTGAACCAGCCCGAGCCGCCGGAGCCGCTTTATCTGCTCAAGGCCACCACCAGCGTCACGACGCCGGGCGCCGTGATCCGCCGCCCCTCGTACTACGACGGCAAGACCACCTACGAGGGCGAGCTCGGCATCGTCATCGGCAAGGCCTGCGCGCGCGTCTCGCCTGATGAGGCGGACAGCTTCATCTTCGGCTACACCTGCGTCAACGACATCACCGCCAACGACATCCTCACGCGCGATCCCACCTTCCCGCAATGGGCCCGCGCCAAGGGCATCGACGATTACGGCCCGTTCGGCCCTGTCATCGCGACCGGCCTTGATCCCGCAAGGCTCACGGTCCGCACCATTCTCAACGGCGCCGAGCGGCAGAACTATCCGATCGCGGACATGATCTTCAGTGCCCAGGATCTGGTCAGCAGGATCTCCCACGATATGACCCTGCTTCCGGGCGACCTCATCGCCGTCGGCACCTCTGTCGGTGTCGGCGTGATGAAGGAGCCGGTGAATATCGTCACCGTCGCGATCGACGGCATCGGCGAGCTGACCAACGAGTTTCGGCTGTAG
- the oxlT gene encoding oxalate/formate MFS antiporter — MMSSTDGAVTAAPLRTGFRWFQLAMGIVCMAMIANLQYGWTLFVDPIDAAHHWGRAAIQLAFTIFVVTETWLVPVEAWFVDKYGPRVVIMFGGVMITLSWVLNSYADSLTLLYAAAIIGGMGAGAVYGTCVGNALKWFPDRRGLAAGATAAGFGAGAALTVVPIATMIASSGYQHAFLTFGIGQGLIVFVLAFFIQPPRISIPPKKKQLNLPQTKIDFTPPQVLRAPIFWVMYLVFVMVASGGLMTAAQIAPIAHDFKIADTPVTLAGFQMAALTFAISLDRIFDGFGRPFFGWVSDTIGREHTMFIAFGTAAVMLLTLSAYGHVPIVFVLATAVYFGVFGEIYSLFPATCGDTFGSKYATTNNGMLYTAKGTASLLVPLASVISTAYGWKAVFVVAVALNATAALMALFVIKPLRRSFILGKEAESATSATGNAKTA; from the coding sequence ATGATGTCCAGCACGGATGGCGCCGTCACAGCTGCGCCGCTTCGCACCGGTTTCCGTTGGTTTCAACTCGCCATGGGCATCGTCTGCATGGCGATGATCGCGAACCTGCAATACGGCTGGACGCTGTTCGTCGATCCGATCGATGCGGCCCACCATTGGGGCCGCGCCGCGATCCAGCTCGCTTTCACCATCTTCGTCGTCACCGAGACCTGGCTGGTGCCGGTCGAGGCGTGGTTCGTCGATAAATACGGTCCGCGCGTCGTCATCATGTTCGGCGGCGTCATGATCACGCTGTCCTGGGTGCTCAACTCCTACGCTGACTCGCTGACCCTGCTCTACGCGGCCGCGATCATCGGCGGCATGGGCGCGGGCGCGGTGTACGGCACCTGCGTCGGCAACGCGCTGAAATGGTTTCCCGATCGCCGTGGTCTTGCTGCCGGCGCAACCGCCGCCGGCTTCGGTGCCGGCGCCGCGCTCACCGTGGTGCCGATCGCGACCATGATCGCATCGAGCGGCTACCAGCACGCATTCCTCACCTTTGGCATCGGCCAGGGCCTGATCGTGTTCGTGCTCGCCTTCTTCATCCAGCCGCCGCGGATCTCGATCCCGCCGAAGAAGAAGCAGCTCAATCTGCCGCAGACCAAGATCGACTTCACCCCGCCGCAAGTGCTGCGCGCCCCTATTTTCTGGGTGATGTACCTCGTTTTCGTCATGGTCGCTTCCGGCGGCCTGATGACCGCGGCGCAGATCGCTCCGATCGCGCACGACTTCAAGATCGCCGACACGCCGGTGACGCTCGCCGGATTCCAGATGGCGGCGCTGACGTTCGCGATCTCGCTCGATCGTATCTTCGACGGCTTCGGCCGTCCGTTCTTCGGCTGGGTCTCCGACACGATCGGTCGCGAGCACACGATGTTCATCGCCTTCGGCACCGCGGCGGTGATGCTGCTGACGCTGTCGGCCTACGGCCACGTTCCGATCGTGTTCGTGCTCGCGACGGCGGTGTATTTCGGCGTGTTCGGCGAGATCTACTCGCTGTTTCCCGCCACCTGCGGCGACACTTTCGGCTCGAAATACGCGACCACCAACAACGGCATGCTCTACACCGCGAAGGGCACGGCATCCCTGCTCGTCCCGCTCGCCAGCGTGATCTCGACCGCCTATGGCTGGAAGGCTGTGTTCGTGGTCGCGGTGGCCCTGAACGCGACGGCAGCGCTGATGGCGCTGTTCGTGATCAAGCCGCTGCGCCGCTCCTTCATCCTCGGCAAGGAAGCCGAGAGCGCCACCTCCGCAACCGGCAACGCCAAGACGGCGTAA
- the oxlT gene encoding oxalate/formate MFS antiporter — translation MTDMVQATAPTAARVSDTYRWAQLAVGVAAMVMIANYQYGWTFFVPDIQKKFGWDRASIQWAFTLFVLFETWLVPIEGWFVDKYGPRLVVLVGGVLCAIGWAINAQATTLNGYYLGMIIAGIGAGGVYGTCVGNALKWFPDKRGLAAGITAAGFGAGSALTVAPIQAMIKDSGFQTTFLYFGLGQGIIICVLAFFLLAPKAGQVPNVVANANLLQTRRNYQPTEVLRQPIFWLMYFMFVIVGAGGLMVTANLKPIAADWKVDNVPVTLMAVTMTAVTFAATIDRVLNGLTRPFFGWISDMIGRENTMFIAFGMEGFGIWMLYLWGHDPIWFVLLSGFVFFAWGEIYSLFPSTCTDTFGAKFATTNAGLLYTAKGTAALLVPIANYMQQSSGTWDSVFIIAAGANILASALAIAVLKPWRKIVVAKSTAA, via the coding sequence ATGACGGACATGGTGCAGGCAACGGCCCCTACAGCCGCGCGCGTAAGCGACACGTATCGCTGGGCGCAATTGGCGGTCGGTGTAGCGGCGATGGTGATGATCGCCAATTATCAATACGGCTGGACGTTCTTCGTCCCCGACATCCAGAAGAAGTTCGGCTGGGATCGCGCCTCGATCCAGTGGGCCTTCACGCTCTTCGTCCTGTTCGAGACCTGGCTGGTGCCGATCGAAGGCTGGTTCGTCGACAAATACGGCCCGCGCCTCGTCGTGCTGGTCGGCGGCGTGCTTTGCGCCATCGGCTGGGCAATCAACGCGCAGGCCACCACGCTCAACGGCTACTATCTCGGCATGATCATCGCGGGCATCGGCGCCGGCGGCGTCTACGGTACCTGCGTCGGCAATGCGCTGAAATGGTTTCCGGACAAGCGCGGTCTCGCCGCGGGCATCACCGCAGCGGGCTTCGGTGCGGGCTCCGCGCTGACCGTCGCGCCGATCCAGGCGATGATCAAGGACAGTGGCTTCCAGACCACCTTCCTCTATTTCGGTCTCGGACAAGGCATCATCATCTGCGTCCTCGCCTTCTTCCTGCTGGCGCCGAAAGCAGGTCAGGTGCCGAACGTCGTAGCGAACGCCAATCTGCTGCAGACCCGCCGCAACTATCAGCCGACCGAGGTGCTGCGTCAGCCGATCTTCTGGCTGATGTACTTCATGTTCGTGATCGTCGGCGCCGGCGGCCTGATGGTGACGGCCAATCTGAAGCCGATCGCGGCCGACTGGAAGGTCGACAACGTGCCGGTCACGCTGATGGCGGTGACCATGACGGCGGTGACCTTCGCGGCCACCATCGACCGCGTGCTCAACGGCCTGACGCGTCCGTTCTTCGGCTGGATCTCCGACATGATCGGCCGCGAGAACACGATGTTCATCGCCTTCGGCATGGAAGGGTTCGGCATCTGGATGCTCTATCTCTGGGGCCACGATCCGATCTGGTTCGTGCTGCTCTCGGGCTTCGTGTTCTTCGCCTGGGGTGAGATCTACTCGCTGTTCCCCTCGACCTGCACCGACACGTTCGGCGCCAAGTTCGCGACCACCAATGCCGGCCTGCTCTACACCGCGAAGGGCACGGCTGCGCTGCTGGTGCCGATCGCGAACTACATGCAGCAGTCGTCGGGCACCTGGGACAGCGTGTTCATCATCGCGGCCGGCGCCAACATCCTGGCCTCGGCACTGGCGATCGCGGTGCTCAAGCCCTGGCGCAAGATCGTGGTCGCGAAATCGACTGCCGCCTGA
- a CDS encoding 2-dehydropantoate 2-reductase, which translates to MKICIYGAGAIGGYLGVQLARAGADISLVARGAHLAAMRERGLTLLTGEETHTVHPRCTDKPAELGVQDFIIITLKAHSITGVIETMQPLLGPHTRIVTAVNGIPYWYFYRHGGAYENATLESIDPGGRQWREIGAERAIGCIVYPATEIEAPGVIRHVYGNNFPLGEPSGEITPDVQRLADLFVSAGLKAPVLDRIRDEIWLKLWGNVCFNPISALTHATLDVICTDPSTRALSRAIMVETQAIAETFGVKFRVDVERRIEGARKVGAHKTSMLQDLERGRPMEIDPLVTVVQEMGRLTGIPTPALDSVLAMVTQRARIAGLYDGVSTPTDPHALAVA; encoded by the coding sequence ATGAAGATCTGCATCTACGGCGCCGGCGCGATCGGCGGATATCTCGGGGTTCAGCTCGCGCGCGCGGGCGCCGATATCAGCCTGGTCGCACGCGGCGCCCATCTCGCCGCGATGCGCGAGCGCGGCCTGACGCTGCTCACGGGCGAGGAGACGCACACGGTGCATCCGCGCTGCACCGACAAACCCGCCGAGCTCGGCGTGCAGGATTTCATCATCATCACGCTGAAGGCGCATTCGATCACCGGCGTGATCGAGACAATGCAGCCGCTGCTCGGGCCCCACACCCGCATCGTCACTGCCGTCAACGGCATCCCCTATTGGTACTTCTACAGGCACGGCGGCGCTTACGAGAATGCGACGCTGGAAAGCATCGACCCCGGCGGACGGCAGTGGCGCGAGATCGGCGCCGAGCGCGCCATCGGCTGCATCGTCTATCCCGCCACCGAGATCGAGGCGCCCGGCGTGATCCGCCACGTCTACGGCAATAATTTTCCGCTCGGCGAGCCCTCCGGCGAGATCACGCCGGACGTGCAACGTCTTGCCGATCTGTTCGTCTCGGCCGGACTGAAAGCGCCGGTGCTCGACCGCATCCGCGACGAGATCTGGCTGAAGCTGTGGGGCAATGTCTGCTTCAACCCGATCAGCGCGCTCACCCATGCAACGCTCGACGTGATCTGCACCGATCCGTCCACGCGCGCGCTGTCGCGCGCGATCATGGTGGAGACGCAGGCCATCGCAGAGACGTTCGGCGTCAAGTTCCGCGTCGACGTCGAGCGCCGCATCGAGGGCGCCCGCAAGGTCGGCGCGCACAAGACCTCGATGCTGCAGGATCTCGAACGCGGCCGCCCGATGGAGATCGACCCGCTCGTCACCGTGGTGCAGGAGATGGGCCGGCTGACCGGAATTCCGACGCCCGCGCTCGACTCGGTGCTGGCGATGGTGACGCAGCGCGCCCGCATCGCCGGCCTCTATGATGGCGTCTCGACGCCGACCGATCCGCATGCACTGGCGGTGGCATGA